One Manduca sexta isolate Smith_Timp_Sample1 chromosome 26, JHU_Msex_v1.0, whole genome shotgun sequence genomic region harbors:
- the LOC115444677 gene encoding collagen alpha-1(III) chain isoform X11, whose amino-acid sequence MGPGTVFYFLAVLVLTQASAEEPKNKTKEVKSVDVRQGRQLSPYEGQNNNEVVVDIEDDEKKQYYETNYDTSAYGFGYDVGPNGQFHHENRGPDGVTYGCYGYVDADGYLRATHYVADSHGYRVVEPEKPVEVYPDEKYEYDENSDNQPTEPVPGQIIPWSKLFFPKGCGRTPGGVPPKPLPKPPPRPPKPAKPIDSTGQTSNPSPGVSYPGQGPNGPYGPGGPSGPGGPGGPNGPYGPGGPSGPNGPYGPGGPSGPNGPYGPGGPGGPGNDGSYRPDGSYGPDGSYQPDGSGAYYPGTPGTPGSPGSPGTPGSPGSPGTPGGPGGPGGPGSPAYPGSGGGYYPGGQGGPSGPSGPSGGGGGGYYPGSPGSPGSPGSPGSPGTPGGPGGPGGPGGPGGPGGPSGPGGASGPTGPNGPSSPGYYPGQPGKPGSPGSPGSPGGPGGPGGPGGPGGPGGPGGPSGPTGGAGSGSGGYYPGQPGRPGSPGSPGSPGGPGGPGGPGGPGSPSGPGGPSSPGGPSGPGGPSGPGGPSGPGGPSGPGGPSGPGGPSGPSGPGGPSGGYYPGYPGSPGSPGSPGSPGGPGGPGGPGGPGGPGGPGGPSGGGGYYPSQPGGTGPGSSGKPGQPGQGGYPGQPGQPGKPGQPGQPGQGGYPGQPGQQGQGGYPGQPGQPGQPGKPGQPGQGGYPGQPGQGGYPGQPGQPGQPGQGGYPGQPGQPGQGGYPGQPGQPGQPGQGGYPGQPGQSGGPGHPGQPGKPGQPGQGGYPGQPGQQGQGGYPGQPGQPGQPGKPGQPGQGGYPGQPGQGGYPGQPGQPGQPGQGGYPGQPGQPGQGGYPGGPGQPGQPGKPGQPGQGGYPGQPGGPGQGGYPGEPGQPGQPGQPGQPGKPGQPGQPGQGGYPGQPGQPGGPGQQGQPGQPGQPGQPGYPGQPGKPGQPGQPGYPGQPGHPGNPGQPNQPGKPGQPSQPGYPGQPGQPGGPGQPGQPGQPGYPGQPGKPGQPGGPGQPGKPGQPGQPGYPGQPGQPGGPGQPGQPGQPGYPGQPGQPGYPGEPGKPGQPGQPGYPGQPGQPGQPGGPGQPGKPGQPGQPGYPGQPGQPGGPGQPGQPGQPGYPGQPGQPGYPGEPGKPGQPGQPGYPGQPGQPGQPGGPGQAGQPDQPGYPGQPGQPGQPGKPGQPGQPGYPGQPGQPGGPGQPGQPGQPGYPGQPGQPGYPGEPDKPGQPGQPGKPGQPGQPGYPGQPGQPGQPGGPGQAGQPDQPGYPGQPGQPGQPGKPGQPGQPGYPGQPGQPGGPGQPGQPGQPGYPGQPGQPGYPGEPDKPGQPGQPGYPGQPGQPGQPGGPGQPGKPGQPGQPGYPGQPGQPGGPGQPGQPGQPGYPGQPGQPGYPGEPGKPGQPGQPGYPGQPGQPGQPGKPGQPGQPGYPGQPGQSGGPGQPGQPGQPGYPGQPGQPGYPGEPGKPGQPGQPGYPGQPGQPGQPGGPGQAGQPDQPGYPGQPGQPGQPGGPGQPGHPGQPGHPGQQVQPGGPGQPGQPGQPGYPGQPGQPGQPGGPGQAGQPDQPGYPGQPGQPGQPGGPGQPGHPGQPGHPGQQGQPGQPGQPGYPGQPGQPGGPGQPGQPGQPGYPGQPGQPGQPGGPGQPGQPGQPGHPGQQGQPGGPGQPGQPGQPGYPGQPGQPGYPGQPGQPGYPGQPGQPGQPGQPGGPGQPGQPGQPGYPGQPGQPGQPGYPGQPGQPGGPGQPGQPGQPGGPGQPGGDSVPSGTGVQPPAYVPSNQMPQFPIYVIPYPLPIVPSPGSCPCYLVNPGNNTSTQVQGSQPPPNGQNQGSQSYAPYGIIGYVPVVFVPYCPGHDGSMNTAQQNFPNAVPVQYNCAQCQASREIYRYLGRFNGARSAKEMKEIKSLDELNDLIRNIIKPSKKAVRQLAAQPRVLEGKS is encoded by the exons GCCGTGCTAGTGTTAACACAGGCTAGCGCTGAAGAGCCAAAAAACAAGACAAAAGAAGTAAAAAGTGTCGACGTCCGTCAAGGGCGTCAACTCAGTCCTTATGAAGGCCAGAATAATAATGAAGTAGTGGTGGACATTGAAGACGATGAAAAGAAACAGTACTATGAAACCAACTATGATACAA GTGCGTATGGTTTCGGTTACGATGTTGGACCTAACGGCCAGTTTCATCATGAGAATCGTGGTCCTGACGGAGTAACATACGGTTGCTATGGTTACGTCGATGCGGACGGTTACCTTCGTGCCACCCACTACGTCGCCGACAGCCACGGTTATAGAGTAGTCGAGCCCGAAAAACCCGTCGAAGTATACCCCGATGAGAAATACGAATACGATGAAaa TTCCGATAATCAGCCAACTGAACCAGTGCCCGGTCAAATCATCCCGTGGAGCAAACTCTTCTTCCCGAAAGGATGCGGCCGTACTCCGGGTGGAGTGCCACCGAAACCTCTGCCAAAGCCACCGCCAAGACCGCCAAAGCCTGCAAAGCCAATAGATAGCACTGGACAAACAAGCAACCCAAGCCCCGGCGTGTCTTACCCTGGCCAAG gACCTAATGGACCTTATGGGCCAGGCGGTCCGAGTGGGCCAGGTGGTCCTGGTGGTCCTAACGGACCATACGGACCAGGCGGTCCTAGTGGCCCCAATGGACCATACGGACCAGGTGGCCCTAGTGGCCCCAACGGACCTTATGGACCAGGAGGCCCCGGCGGTCCAGGAAATGACGGATCGTACCGTCCCGATGGATCTTACGGCCCTGATGGATCATACCAACCCGACGGCTCTG gTGCATATTACCCGGGTACACCTGGAACGCCTGGCAGCCCTGGTTCACCTGGAACACCAGGTAGTCCTGGATCACCTGGAACACCAGGTGGCCCTGGCGGTCCTGGAGGCCCTGGCTCTCCAGCTTATCCCGGCTCCGGCGGTGGTTACTACCCAGGTGGTCAAG gtGGACCTAGTGGACCAAGCGGACCCtcaggcggcggcggcggcggttaCTACCCCGGCAGTCCAGGTTCTCCTGGTAGCCCTGGCTCGCCCGGATCTCCAGGAACACCAG GCGGTCCTGGTGGTCCAGGAGGCCCTGGAGGCCCCGGTGGTCCAGGAGGACCAAGCGGGCCCGGTGGAGCAAGCGGACCTACTGGCCCTAATGGTCCGTCGTCACCCGGCTACTACCCAGGCCAACCCGGTAAACCTGGCAGTCCTGGCTCCCCAGGCTCACCAGGTGGTCCAGGAGGACCTGGTGGGCCAGGAGGTCCCGGCGGTCCCGGAGGACCAG gaGGACCTAGTGGACCTACAGGTGGAGCAGGTTCTGGATCAGGCGGTTATTATCCCGGTCAGCCAGGAAGACCAGGATCACCAGGATCCCCTGGTTCTCCAGGGGGACCag GTGGACCTGGCGGTCCTGGAGGCCCAGGTAGCCCTAGCGGCCCAGGTGGTCCGAGCAGCCCTGGTGGCCCAAGTGGTCCCGGTGGTCCTAGCGGCCCTGGTGGCCCAAGTGGTCCCGGTGGTCCTAGCGGCCCCGGTGGCCCAAGCGGACCTGGTGGCCCAAGTGGCCCAAGCGGCCCAGGTGGTCCGAGCGGCGGCTATTACCCTGGCTATCCCGGTAGCCCCGGCTCTCCCGGCAGTCCAGGCTCACCTGGAGGTCCGGGAGGTCCAGGAGGTCCAGGCGGTCCTGGGGGTCCAG GAGGTCCCGGGGGTCCATCTGGCGGTGGAGGATATTATCCAAGCCAACCTGGCGGAACTGGCCCAGGATCATCAG GCAAGCCCGGCCAGCCAGGACAAGGCGGATACCCAGGACAACCCGGTCAACCAGGTAAGCCTGGCCAACCAGGGCAGCCAGGACAAGGTGGATACCCAGGACAACCCGGACAGCAAGGACAAGGTGGATACCCGGGCCAGCCCGGACAACCAGGACAGCCAGGCAAGCCTGGCCAGCCAGGACAAGGCGGATACCCAGGACAACCAGGACAAGGCGGATACCCAGGACAACCCGGTCAACCCGGCCAACCAGGGCAAGGTGGTTACCCAGGACAACCCGGCCAACCAGGGCAAGGTGGTTATCCAGGACAACCCGGTCAACCCGGCCAACCAGGGCAAGGTGGTTACCCAGGTCAACCTGGACAATCAGGAGGCCCAGGGCATCCTGGACAGCCCGGTAAACCAGGACAGCCAGGACAAGGTGGATATCCAGGACAACCCGGACAGCAAGGACAAGGTGGATACCCGGGCCAGCCCGGACAACCAGGACAGCCAGGCAAGCCTGGCCAGCCAGGACAAGGCGGATACCCAGGACAACCAGGACAAGGTGGATACCCAGGACAACCCGGTCAACCCGGCCAACCAGGGCAAGGTGGTTACCCAGGACAACCTGGCCAACCAGGGCAAGGTGGTTATCCAGGAGGCCCAGGGCAACCTGGACAGCCCGGTAAACCAGGACAGCCAGGACAAGGTGGATATCCAGGACAACCAGGAGGCCCAGGACAAGGTGGATACCCTGGAGAACCAGGACAGCCAGGACAACCTGGCCAGCCCGGTCAACCAGGTAAGCCTGGCCAACCAGGGCAGCCAGGACAAGGTGGATACCCAGGCCAGCCCGGACAGCCAGGAG GCCCGGGACAACAAGGTCAACCAGGACAACCTGGCCAGCCTGGTCAACCGGGCTATCCAGGACAGCCAGGTAAACCAGGCCAGCCCGGCCAACCAGGCTACCCAGGACAGCCAGGACATCCAGGAAACCCAGGACAGCCAAATCAGCCTGGAAAACCAGGACAGCCCAGCCAACCAGGATACCCAGGACAACCAGGACAGCCAGGAGGCCCGGGACAACCCGGCCAGCCAGGCCAACCAGGATACCCAGGACAGCCAGGAAAACCAGGGCAGCCAGGAGGCCCAGGTCAGCCTGGAAAACCAGGACAACCTGGCCAACCAGGATACCCAGGGCAGCCTGGTCAACCAGGAGGCCCTGGACAACCCGGCCAGCCCGGTCAACCGGGATACCCAGGACAGCCCGGCCAACCAGGATACCCAGGAGAGCCAGGTAAACCAGGCCAGCCCGGCCAACCAGGATACCCAGGGCAGCCTGGACAACCAGGACAGCCAGGAGGCCCAGGTCAGCCTGGAAAACCAGGACAACCTGGTCAACCAGGATACCCAGGGCAGCCTGGTCAACCAGGAGGCCCAGGACAACCCGGCCAGCCCGGTCAACCAGGATATCCAGGACAGCCCGGCCAACCAGGATACCCAGGAGAGCCAGGTAAACCAGGCCAGCCCGGCCAACCTGGATACCCAGGGCAGCCTGGACAACCAGGACAGCCAGGAGGCCCAGGACAAGCCGGCCAACCCGATCAACCAGGATACCCAGGACAGCCAGGACAACCAGGACAGCCAGGAAAACCAGGACAACCTGGTCAACCAGGATACCCAGGGCAGCCTGGTCAACCAGGAGGCCCAGGACAACCCGGCCAGCCCGGTCAACCGGGATACCCAGGACAGCCCGGCCAACCAGGATACCCAGGAGAGCCAGATAAACCAGGCCAGCCCGGCCAACCAGGTAAACCAGGCCAGCCCGGCCAACCTGGATACCCAGGGCAGCCTGGACAACCAGGACAGCCAGGAGGCCCAGGACAAGCCGGCCAACCCGATCAACCAGGATACCCAGGACAGCCAGGACAACCAGGACAGCCAGGAAAACCAGGACAACCTGGTCAACCAGGATACCCAGGGCAGCCTGGTCAACCAGGAGGCCCAGGACAACCCGGCCAGCCCGGTCAACCGGGATACCCAGGACAGCCCGGCCAACCAGGATACCCAGGAGAGCCAGATAAACCAGGCCAGCCCGGCCAACCAGGATACCCAGGGCAGCCTGGACAACCAGGACAGCCAGGAGGCCCAGGTCAGCCTGGAAAACCAGGACAACCTGGTCAACCAGGATACCCAGGGCAGCCTGGTCAACCAGGAGGCCCAGGACAACCCGGCCAGCCCGGTCAACCGGGATACCCAGGACAGCCCGGCCAACCAGGATACCCAGGAGAGCCAGGTAAACCAGGCCAGCCCGGCCAACCAGGATACCCAGGGCAGCCTGGACAACCAGGACAGCCAGGAAAACCAGGACAACCTGGTCAACCAGGATACCCAGGGCAGCCTGGTCAATCAGGAGGCCCAGGACAACCCGGCCAGCCCGGTCAACCGGGATACCCAGGACAGCCCGGCCAACCAGGATACCCAGGAGAGCCAGGTAAACCAGGCCAGCCCGGCCAACCAGGATACCCAGGGCAGCCTGGACAACCAGGACAGCCAGGAGGCCCAGGACAAGCCGGCCAACCCGATCAACCAGGATACCCAGGACAGCCAGGACAACCAGGACAGCCAGGAGGCCCAGGACAGCCCGGCCATCCCGGTCAACCAGGACACCCAGGACAGCAAGTTCAACCAGGAGGCCCAGGACAACCCGGCCAGCCCGGTCAACCGGGATACCCAGGACAGCCCGGCCAACCCGGTCAACCAGGAGGCCCAGGACAAGCCGGCCAACCCGATCAACCAGGATACCCAGGACAGCCAGGACAACCAGGACAGCCAGGAGGCCCAGGACAGCCCGGCCATCCCGGTCAACCAGGACACCCAGGACAGCAAGGTCAACCAGGACAACCTGGCCAACCAGGATACCCAGGGCAGCCTGGTCAACCAGGAGGCCCAGGACAACCCGGCCAGCCCGGTCAACCGGGATACCCAGGACAGCCCGGCCAACCCGGTCAACCAGGAGGCCCAGGACAACCCGGCCAACCTGGTCAACCAGGACACCCAGGACAGCAAGGTCAACCAGGAGGCCCAGGACAACCCGGCCAGCCCGGTCAACCGGGATACCCAGGACAGCCTGGACAACCAGGATACCCAGGTCAGCCCGGCCAACCAGGATACCCAGGACAGCCAGGACAACCCGGCCAGCCAGGACAGCCAGGAGGCCCAGGACAACCCGGCCAGCCAGGCCAACCAGGATACCCAGGTCAGCCTGGACAACCAGGACAGCCAGGATACCCAGGACAGCCTGGCCAGCCTGGAGGCCCCGGACAACCGGGACAACCCGGTCAACCAGGCGGCCCCGGACAACCAG GCGGTGATTCAGTGCCATCCGGAACTGGGGTGCAGCCACCTGCTTATGTTCCATCGAATCAAATGCCCCAGTTCCCTATCTACGTTATACCGTACCCACTGCCAATCGTCCCTAGTCCTGGATCGTGTCCATGCTACTTAGTAAACCCAGGCAACAACACATCAACACAAGTGCAAGGATCTCAACCACCGCCAAACGGTCAGAATCAAGGAAGTCAATCATACGCGCCGTACGGTATCATAGGATATGTGCCCGTGGTATTTGTGCCATATTGTCCGGGACATGACGGTAGTATGAATACTGCGCAACAAAACTTCCCCAACGCAGTACCAGTACAATATAACTGCGCTCAATGTCAAGCGAGCAGAGAGATATACCGGTATCTGGGCCGGTTTAATGGGGCGCGCTCTGCTAAAGAAATGAAGGAGATAAAGTCTTTGGATGAACTAAATGACCtcattagaaatattataaaaccatcTAAGAAGGCAGTACGTCAGTTAGCAGCTCAACCCAGAGTTTTAGAAGGAaagagttaa